The Medicago truncatula cultivar Jemalong A17 chromosome 4, MtrunA17r5.0-ANR, whole genome shotgun sequence genome includes a region encoding these proteins:
- the LOC11420233 gene encoding ethylene-responsive transcription factor ERF086 has translation MSTSKKITSDSSFKGYHETNQTQMCLSLLQRNTNTSPSGEKRGRRKQSEPGRFLGVRRRPWGRYAAEIRDPTTKERHWLGTFDTAQEAALAYDRAAISMKGNQARTNFIYSDTINFHTLVSSPMDLQTLLPASQLLTNTQTNQNTTLSHLNTAHTSKNDQNLSSFNNDMIMSTFDHEKTTSYASTHDDNFFFSNDTNNSGYLECIVPDNCFRPASNTRKSNVSASSDEKVDNNAERNKISMEGQSHFGMTSFSQEMPNFSEFSYSPSEICSQGFLDWNSNELSAIFNNKPLRVEDECMDTLMYPNYPIIENLSTNYVMMNDQAASSSNYSPSLEFGYPLF, from the coding sequence ATGTCAACCTCTAAAAAGATCACATCAGATTCATCTTTCAAAGGATATCAtgaaacaaatcaaacacaaatGTGTCTGTCTCTACTTCAAAGAAACACAAACACATCACCTAGTGgtgaaaaaagaggaagaaggaaACAATCAGAACCAGGAAGGTTTCTTGGTGTTAGGAGAAGACCTTGGGGTAGATATGCTGCTGAAATTAGAGACCCTACAACTAAAGAAAGACATTGGCTTGGTACTTTTGATACTGCTCAAGAAGCTGCTCTTGCTTATGATAGAGCTGCTATTTCCATGAAAGGAAATCAAGCTAGAACTAATTTCATTTACTCTGATACTATCAATTTTCACACACTTGTTTCTTCTCCTATGGATCTTCAAACTCTCTTACCAGCTTCACAGTTACTCACTAACACTCAAACCAATCAAAATACTACTCTTTCTCACCTTAACACTGCACACACTAGTAAAAATGATCAAAACCTTTCCTCATTCAACAATGACATGATCATGAGTACTTTTGATCATGAAAAAACAACATCTTATGCATCAACTCATGATgataatttcttcttttccaATGACACTAATAACTCTGGCTATTTAGAATGCATTGTACCTGATAACTGTTTCAGACCTGCTTCAAACAcaagaaaaagcaatgtaagtGCTTCAAGTGATGAAAAAGTTGATAACAATGcagaaagaaacaaaatttcaatgGAGGGTCAATCACATTTTGGTATGACTTCATTCTCTCAAGAAATGCCTAACTTTTCAGAGTTTTCTTATAGTCCAAGTGAAATCTGCAGTCAAGGTTTCTTGGATTGGAATTCTAACGAACTTTCAGCTATATTTAACAACAAACCATTAAGAGTTGAAGATGAATGCATGGATACATTAATGTATCCTAATTATCCCATCATTGAAAATCTAAGCACAAACTATGTGATGATGaatgatcaagctgcttcttcATCAAACTATTCTCCATCGCTTGAATTTGGTTACCCTCTCTTTTAA
- the LOC11409008 gene encoding zinc finger CCCH domain-containing protein 34 isoform X1: protein MEPRYGRANDGSSQLHSDPSPEWTSVGADEGYGGLVGGGGESYPQRPDEADCIYYLRTGFCGYGSRCRFNHPRDRGAVIGAARIAGEYPERVGQPVCQYYARTGSCKFGASCKYHHPRQAAGTTPPVSLNCYGYPLRVGEKECSYYVKTGQCKFGATCKFHHPQPAGGQMIAPSPVPQVSPLPMPVPSPIYQTVQPPSGPSQQQYGVLVARPPLLHGSFVQGPYGPMVMSPTMVPFSGWSPYQMQAPAGSPVLPSSNPLSVGSTQLYGITQLPSPTTAYTQLPSPTTAYTGPYQSSGPSAGPYQSSGPSAGPYQSSGPSTGPSGSSQKEHSLPERPDQQECQHYMKTGDCKFGSTCRYHHPPDMGAPKVNLSPIGLPLRPGAQPCTHYTQRGFCKFGSACKFDHPTGSLSYSPSASSLSDMPVAPYPVGSAIGTLAPSSSSSELRPELASGSSKEPASSRMSSSMSTSTASAGLTLSTVVPVSQSDAQPSSQSSGSLATPSATTSSTVSHTSS, encoded by the exons ATGGAACCAAGGTACGGCCGAGCTAACGATGGGTCGTCGCAGTTGCACTCTGATCCGTCGCCGGAATGGACTTCCGTCGGTGCTGATGAAG GATATGGTGGAttggttggtggtggtggtgaatcGTATCCACAACGACCTGATGAAGCTGATTGTATCTATTATTTGAGGACAGGTTTTTGCGGTTATGGTTCTAGGTGTCGGTTTAACCATCCACGTGACCGTGGCGcg GTTATTGGAGCTGCGAGGATTGCCGGGGAATATCCAGAACGAGTTGGACAGCCAGTTTGCCAG TACTATGCGAGGACGGGATCGTGCAAATTTGGCGCTTCCTGCAAGTATCACCATCCTAGACAGGCGGCAGGAACTACTCCTCCTGTGTCACTAAATTGTTATGGATATCCATTGCGAGTG GGTGAGAAAGAGTGTTCCTATTATGTGAAAACGGGACAATGCAAGTTTGGTGCAACATGTAAATTCCATCATCCACAGCCTGCGGGTGGCCAAATGATAGCACCATCACCAGTTCCCCAAGTTTCACCTCTACCAATGCCGGTACCATCACCTATTTATCAAACTGTACAGCCTCCATCCGGTCCTTCACAACAACAATATGGTGTACTTGTTGCGAGGCCACCTCTTCTACATGGCTCATTTGTCCAGGGCCCTTATGGGCCAATGGTAATGTCCCCCACCATGGTCCCTTTTTCAGGCTGGAGCCCTTATCAG ATGCAGGCTCCAGCAGGAAGTCCTGTACTTCCTTCTAGTAATCCGTTGAGTGTTGGTTCAACACAGCTTTATGGGATAACTCAGCTTCCTTCACCAACAACTGCCTACACTCAGCTACCTTCACCGACAACTGCCTACACTGGACCTTATCAATCCTCTGGTCCCTCAGCTGGTCCTTATCAATCTTCTGGTCCCTCAGCTGGTCCTTATCAATCTTCTGGTCCATCAACCGGTCCTTCAGGTAGTAGTCAGAAGGAACACTCATTACCTGAAAGGCCTGATCAGCAGGAATGTCAGCATTACATGAAAACAGGGGACTGTAAATTTGGTTCTACATGTAGATATCATCATCCGCCGGACATGGGTGCACCAAAAGTGAACCTAAGTCCTATTGGCCTTCCTTTGCGCCCG GGAGCACAACCTTGCACTCATTATACCCAGCGTGGATTTTGCAAGTTTGGATCTGCATGTAAATTCGATCATCCTACGGGATCCCTGAGTTACAGTCCATCTGCTTCTTCCCTTTCTGATATGCCAGTTGCACCCTATCCTGTGGGTTCCGCCATTGGTACTCTTGCCCCATCATCCTCATCATCCGAGTTGAGGCCTGAACTTGCATCAGGATCCAGCAAGGAGCCTGCTTCATCCAGAATGTCATCATCAATGAGCACATCGACTGCTTCAGCTGGCTTGACTTTGTCAACGGTTGTACCGGTTTCTCAATCAGATGCCCAACCATCTTCTCAGAGTTCCGGTTCTTTAGCAACTCCCAGTGCCACCACAAGTAGCACCGTCTCTCACACCTCAAGCTAA
- the LOC11409008 gene encoding zinc finger CCCH domain-containing protein 34 isoform X2: MEPRYGRANDGSSQLHSDPSPEWTSVGADEGYGGLVGGGGESYPQRPDEADCIYYLRTGFCGYGSRCRFNHPRDRGAVIGAARIAGEYPERVGQPVCQYYARTGSCKFGASCKYHHPRQAAGTTPPVSLNCYGYPLRVGEKECSYYVKTGQCKFGATCKFHHPQPAGGQMIAPSPVPQVSPLPMPVPSPIYQTVQPPSGPSQQQYGVLVARPPLLHGSFVQGPYGPMVMSPTMVPFSGWSPYQAPAGSPVLPSSNPLSVGSTQLYGITQLPSPTTAYTQLPSPTTAYTGPYQSSGPSAGPYQSSGPSAGPYQSSGPSTGPSGSSQKEHSLPERPDQQECQHYMKTGDCKFGSTCRYHHPPDMGAPKVNLSPIGLPLRPGAQPCTHYTQRGFCKFGSACKFDHPTGSLSYSPSASSLSDMPVAPYPVGSAIGTLAPSSSSSELRPELASGSSKEPASSRMSSSMSTSTASAGLTLSTVVPVSQSDAQPSSQSSGSLATPSATTSSTVSHTSS, translated from the exons ATGGAACCAAGGTACGGCCGAGCTAACGATGGGTCGTCGCAGTTGCACTCTGATCCGTCGCCGGAATGGACTTCCGTCGGTGCTGATGAAG GATATGGTGGAttggttggtggtggtggtgaatcGTATCCACAACGACCTGATGAAGCTGATTGTATCTATTATTTGAGGACAGGTTTTTGCGGTTATGGTTCTAGGTGTCGGTTTAACCATCCACGTGACCGTGGCGcg GTTATTGGAGCTGCGAGGATTGCCGGGGAATATCCAGAACGAGTTGGACAGCCAGTTTGCCAG TACTATGCGAGGACGGGATCGTGCAAATTTGGCGCTTCCTGCAAGTATCACCATCCTAGACAGGCGGCAGGAACTACTCCTCCTGTGTCACTAAATTGTTATGGATATCCATTGCGAGTG GGTGAGAAAGAGTGTTCCTATTATGTGAAAACGGGACAATGCAAGTTTGGTGCAACATGTAAATTCCATCATCCACAGCCTGCGGGTGGCCAAATGATAGCACCATCACCAGTTCCCCAAGTTTCACCTCTACCAATGCCGGTACCATCACCTATTTATCAAACTGTACAGCCTCCATCCGGTCCTTCACAACAACAATATGGTGTACTTGTTGCGAGGCCACCTCTTCTACATGGCTCATTTGTCCAGGGCCCTTATGGGCCAATGGTAATGTCCCCCACCATGGTCCCTTTTTCAGGCTGGAGCCCTTATCAG GCTCCAGCAGGAAGTCCTGTACTTCCTTCTAGTAATCCGTTGAGTGTTGGTTCAACACAGCTTTATGGGATAACTCAGCTTCCTTCACCAACAACTGCCTACACTCAGCTACCTTCACCGACAACTGCCTACACTGGACCTTATCAATCCTCTGGTCCCTCAGCTGGTCCTTATCAATCTTCTGGTCCCTCAGCTGGTCCTTATCAATCTTCTGGTCCATCAACCGGTCCTTCAGGTAGTAGTCAGAAGGAACACTCATTACCTGAAAGGCCTGATCAGCAGGAATGTCAGCATTACATGAAAACAGGGGACTGTAAATTTGGTTCTACATGTAGATATCATCATCCGCCGGACATGGGTGCACCAAAAGTGAACCTAAGTCCTATTGGCCTTCCTTTGCGCCCG GGAGCACAACCTTGCACTCATTATACCCAGCGTGGATTTTGCAAGTTTGGATCTGCATGTAAATTCGATCATCCTACGGGATCCCTGAGTTACAGTCCATCTGCTTCTTCCCTTTCTGATATGCCAGTTGCACCCTATCCTGTGGGTTCCGCCATTGGTACTCTTGCCCCATCATCCTCATCATCCGAGTTGAGGCCTGAACTTGCATCAGGATCCAGCAAGGAGCCTGCTTCATCCAGAATGTCATCATCAATGAGCACATCGACTGCTTCAGCTGGCTTGACTTTGTCAACGGTTGTACCGGTTTCTCAATCAGATGCCCAACCATCTTCTCAGAGTTCCGGTTCTTTAGCAACTCCCAGTGCCACCACAAGTAGCACCGTCTCTCACACCTCAAGCTAA